The Danio aesculapii chromosome 8, fDanAes4.1, whole genome shotgun sequence genome window below encodes:
- the star gene encoding steroidogenic acute regulatory protein, mitochondrial, whose amino-acid sequence MLPATFKLCAGISYRHMRNMTGLRKNAMIAIHHELNKLSGPGTSTWINHIRRRSSLLSSPIAEETYSEADQCYVQQGQEALQKSISILKDQDGWQTEIESINGEKVMSKVLPGIGKVFKLEVTLEQQTGDLYDELVDNMEQMGEWNPNVKQVKILQKIGQETMITHEISAETPGNVVGPRDFVNVRHAKRRGSTCFLAGMSTQHPGMPEQKGFVRAENGPTCIVMRPSADDPNKTKFTWLLSLDLKGWIPKTVINRVLSQTQVDFVNHLKDRMASSGGIDAAIAC is encoded by the exons ATGTTGCCTGCAACATTCAAATTGTGTGCTGGCATTTCTTACAGGCATATGAGAAATATGACAG GTCTGAGAAAGAACGCAATGATTGCCATCCACCATGAATTGAACAAGCTTTCTGGACCTGGAACTAGCACTTGGATAAACCACATCCGAAGAAGGAGCTCCTTACTCA GCAGTCCAATTGCAGAGGAGACATACAGTGAAGCTGACCAGTGCTATGTGCAACAAGGGCAAGAAGCTTTGCAGAAGTCCATCAGTATTCTTAAGGACCAGGATGGCTGGCAAACTGAGATTGAAAGC ATCAATGGGGAGAAGGTCATGAGTAAAGTCTTGCCTGGCATTGGAAAGGTTTTTAAGTTGGAAGTGACCCTGGAACAGCAGACTGGTGACCTTTATGATGAGCTGGTAGATAACATGGAACAAATGGGGGAGTGGAACCCAAATGTCAAGCAAGTCAAG ATTCTTCAGAAGATTGGTCAGGAAACTATGATAACTCACGAGATTTCGGCTGAAACACCAGGAAATGTGGTGGGCCCAAGAGACTTTGTAAATGTCCGTCATGCCAAGCGAAGGGGATCCACCTGTTTTCTGGCCGGGATGTCCACGCAGCACCCTGGTATGCCTGAGCAGAAAGGATTTGTAAG GGCTGAGAATGGACCCACCTGTATTGTCATGCGACCAAGTGCAGATGACCCCAATAAGACAAAATTTACCTGGTTGCTCAGTTTAGACCTAAAA GGTTGGATCCCAAAAACTGTCATCAACCGAGTACTTTCACAAACCCAGGTGGATTTCGTAAATCACCTCAAGGACAGAATGGCATCCAGCGGGGGTATAGACGCA